A region of Pseudomonas marginalis DNA encodes the following proteins:
- the ctaD gene encoding cytochrome c oxidase subunit I, translating to MSAVIDDHGHAGDHAHGPAKGLMRWVLTTNHKDIGTMYLWFAFTMFLLGGSFAMVIRAELFQPGLQIVEPAFFNQMTTMHGLIMVFGAVMPAFVGLANWMIPLMIGAPDMALPRMNNFSFWLLPAAFLLLVSTLFTPGGGPNFGWTFYAPLSTTYAPESVTFFIFAIHLMGISSIMGAINVVATILNLRAPGMTLMKMPLFVWTWLITAFLLIAVMPVLAGCVTMMLMDIHFGTSFFSAAGGGDPVLFQHVFWFFGHPEVYIMILPAFGAVSSIIPTFSRKPLFGYTSMVYATASIAFLSFIVWAHHMFVVGIPLVGELFFMYATLLIAVPTGVKVFNWVSTMWQGSLTFETPMLFAVAFVILFTIGGFSGLMLAIAPADFQYHDTYFVVAHFHYVLVPGAIFGIFASAYYWLPKWTGHMYDETLGKLHFWLSFVGMNMAFFPMHFVGLAGMPRRVPDYNLQFADFNMVSSIGAFMFGATQIFFLFIVIKCIRGGPPAPAKPWDGAEGLEWSVPSPAPYHTFTTPPEVK from the coding sequence ATGAGCGCTGTGATCGATGACCATGGCCACGCCGGTGACCATGCCCACGGCCCCGCCAAAGGCTTGATGCGCTGGGTGCTGACCACCAACCATAAGGACATCGGCACGATGTACCTGTGGTTCGCGTTCACCATGTTCCTGCTCGGCGGCTCGTTCGCCATGGTGATCCGTGCCGAGCTGTTCCAGCCTGGCCTGCAGATCGTCGAGCCGGCGTTTTTCAACCAGATGACCACCATGCACGGCCTGATCATGGTGTTCGGGGCGGTAATGCCGGCGTTTGTCGGCCTGGCCAACTGGATGATTCCGCTGATGATCGGCGCGCCGGACATGGCCTTGCCGCGCATGAACAACTTCAGCTTCTGGCTGCTGCCGGCAGCGTTCCTGCTGCTGGTCTCGACCCTGTTCACGCCCGGTGGCGGGCCGAATTTCGGCTGGACGTTCTACGCCCCGCTCTCCACCACCTACGCACCGGAAAGCGTGACGTTCTTCATCTTCGCCATCCACTTGATGGGCATCAGCTCGATCATGGGTGCGATCAACGTGGTTGCCACCATCCTCAACCTGCGTGCGCCCGGCATGACCTTGATGAAAATGCCGCTGTTCGTCTGGACCTGGCTGATCACCGCATTCCTGCTGATCGCGGTGATGCCGGTGCTGGCCGGCTGCGTGACCATGATGTTGATGGACATCCACTTCGGCACCAGCTTCTTCAGCGCGGCCGGTGGCGGTGATCCGGTGCTGTTCCAGCATGTGTTCTGGTTCTTCGGCCACCCCGAGGTGTACATCATGATCCTGCCGGCGTTTGGCGCCGTCAGTTCGATTATCCCGACCTTCTCGCGCAAGCCGTTGTTCGGCTATACGTCGATGGTCTACGCCACGGCGAGCATCGCGTTCCTCTCGTTTATCGTGTGGGCGCACCATATGTTCGTGGTGGGCATTCCGTTGGTCGGCGAGTTGTTCTTCATGTACGCCACGTTGCTGATTGCGGTGCCCACCGGCGTGAAGGTGTTCAACTGGGTCAGCACCATGTGGCAAGGCTCCCTGACCTTCGAGACGCCGATGCTGTTTGCCGTGGCCTTCGTGATCCTGTTCACCATCGGCGGCTTCTCCGGATTGATGCTGGCGATTGCCCCGGCGGACTTCCAGTATCACGACACCTACTTCGTGGTGGCGCACTTCCATTACGTACTGGTGCCTGGTGCGATCTTTGGCATCTTCGCCTCGGCCTACTACTGGCTGCCGAAATGGACCGGCCACATGTACGACGAAACCCTGGGCAAGCTGCATTTCTGGTTGTCTTTCGTGGGCATGAACATGGCGTTCTTCCCGATGCACTTCGTGGGACTGGCCGGTATGCCGCGTCGGGTGCCGGACTACAACCTGCAGTTCGCCGACTTCAATATGGTCTCGTCGATTGGCGCGTTCATGTTTGGCGCCACGCAGATCTTCTTCCTGTTTATCGTGATCAAGTGCATCCGTGGCGGCCCGCCCGCGCCGGCCAAGCCGTGGGATGGCGCCGAAGGCCTGGAGTGGAGCGTGCCCTCG
- a CDS encoding tyrosine-protein phosphatase, protein MYKHHWLPALGLAFMALFTTAFARADDATSLRSPEWAQPVGDRYNLHQMTPTLYRSALPDSKAAPLLEQLKIGTVINFLPESDSNWLKAPGIRQVQLSYRTNHVDDSDVLAALRAIKEAEADGPVLMHCKHGSDRTGLMAAMYRVVIQGWSKEDALNEMTLGGFGTSNGFKDGVRYMMRADIDKLRTALANGDCSTSAFALCSMNGWLNTSSQKEKPF, encoded by the coding sequence ATGTACAAGCATCATTGGTTGCCGGCCCTGGGTCTGGCGTTCATGGCACTGTTCACCACAGCTTTTGCGCGGGCCGATGACGCTACGTCCCTGCGTTCTCCAGAATGGGCGCAGCCAGTGGGCGACCGCTACAACCTGCATCAAATGACGCCCACGCTCTATCGCAGCGCATTGCCGGATAGCAAGGCAGCGCCGTTGCTGGAACAGCTCAAGATCGGCACCGTGATCAACTTCCTGCCCGAGTCCGATAGCAACTGGCTGAAGGCGCCAGGCATCCGTCAGGTTCAGTTGAGTTATCGCACCAACCATGTGGATGACTCTGACGTGCTGGCGGCACTCAGGGCGATCAAGGAAGCGGAAGCTGACGGCCCGGTGCTGATGCATTGCAAGCACGGCTCTGACCGCACCGGCCTGATGGCGGCGATGTATCGCGTGGTGATTCAGGGATGGAGCAAGGAGGATGCGCTGAACGAGATGACCTTGGGCGGTTTCGGCACCAGTAACGGCTTCAAGGACGGCGTTCGCTACATGATGAGGGCCGATATCGACAAGTTGCGCACAGCCTTGGCGAATGGCGATTGCAGCACCAGCGCGTTTGCCCTGTGTTCAATGAACGGCTGGCTCAATACATCAAGCCAGAAGGAGAAACCATTTTAG
- a CDS encoding SulP family inorganic anion transporter: MRAAQLKAVLPRELLASVVVFLVALPLCMGIAIASGMPPAKGLITGIIGGLVVGWLAGSPLQVSGPAAGLAVLVFELVRQHGMLMLGPILLLAGFLQLVAGRLRLGCWFRVTAPAVVYGMLAGIGVLIVLSQIHVMLDGAPKPSGLDNLAGFPAALVQAIPTLGGGLGWQAGLLGLSTMLVMYLWDKFRPQTLRFVPGALLGVGLATVTSLVLALQVKRVEVPENLADAIDWLRPSDLLNLADPQLLIAAFAVAFIASAETLLSAAAVDRMHSGQRSDFDKELSAQGVGNMLCGLVGALPMTGVIVRSSANVQAGATTRLSAMFHGVWLLGFVLLLSSVLQSIPVASLAGVLVYTGIKLVDIKAFKALGRYGRMPMFTYAATALAIIFTDLLTGVLVGFGLTLVKLALKASRLKVSLIDLPPEGEMELRLTGAATFLKVPALTRVLATVPPGTTVHVPLSNLSYIDHSCLELLEEWDRANAAKGSRLVIEARGLKRRLEGRVRMTTGIGSAPSVG, encoded by the coding sequence ATGCGTGCTGCTCAATTGAAAGCTGTATTGCCACGGGAGCTGCTCGCCTCCGTGGTTGTGTTTCTGGTCGCCCTGCCCCTGTGCATGGGGATCGCCATCGCGTCCGGCATGCCGCCGGCCAAGGGCCTGATCACCGGGATTATCGGTGGCCTGGTGGTGGGCTGGTTGGCGGGCTCGCCGCTGCAGGTCAGCGGCCCGGCGGCGGGGCTGGCGGTATTGGTGTTCGAGCTGGTGCGCCAGCATGGGATGCTGATGCTCGGGCCGATCCTGCTGCTGGCCGGCTTCCTGCAACTGGTGGCCGGGCGCCTGCGCCTGGGTTGCTGGTTCCGCGTCACGGCGCCGGCGGTGGTGTACGGTATGCTGGCGGGGATCGGTGTATTGATTGTGCTATCGCAGATCCATGTGATGCTCGACGGTGCGCCCAAGCCCTCCGGGCTGGATAACCTGGCGGGCTTCCCCGCCGCGCTGGTGCAGGCGATTCCTACCTTGGGCGGCGGACTGGGTTGGCAGGCCGGATTGCTCGGTTTGTCGACGATGCTGGTGATGTACCTGTGGGATAAATTCCGTCCGCAAACCCTGCGTTTCGTGCCCGGAGCCCTGTTGGGCGTGGGCCTGGCAACGGTGACCAGCCTGGTGCTGGCGCTGCAGGTCAAGCGTGTGGAAGTCCCGGAGAACCTCGCCGACGCCATCGATTGGCTGCGTCCCAGCGACCTGTTGAACCTGGCTGACCCTCAGTTGTTGATCGCTGCGTTTGCGGTGGCGTTTATCGCCAGTGCCGAAACCTTGCTCTCTGCGGCAGCGGTCGACCGCATGCACAGCGGCCAGCGTTCCGATTTCGATAAGGAATTGTCCGCCCAAGGCGTGGGCAACATGTTGTGCGGCCTGGTGGGTGCCCTGCCGATGACCGGTGTGATCGTGCGCAGCTCGGCCAACGTGCAGGCCGGTGCCACCACGCGGTTGTCAGCCATGTTCCATGGCGTATGGCTGTTGGGGTTCGTACTGTTGCTGTCGAGCGTGCTGCAAAGCATTCCTGTGGCAAGCCTGGCGGGTGTGTTGGTGTACACCGGGATCAAGCTGGTGGACATCAAGGCCTTCAAGGCCCTCGGTCGTTATGGGCGTATGCCGATGTTTACCTACGCGGCCACGGCGTTGGCGATCATTTTCACCGACCTGCTGACCGGTGTGCTGGTGGGCTTCGGGCTCACACTGGTCAAGCTGGCGCTCAAGGCCTCGCGCCTGAAAGTCAGTCTGATCGACCTGCCCCCGGAGGGGGAAATGGAGCTGCGTTTGACCGGTGCGGCGACTTTCCTGAAAGTGCCGGCGTTGACCCGGGTGCTGGCGACGGTGCCTCCGGGCACGACTGTGCACGTACCGCTGAGTAACCTGAGTTATATCGACCATTCCTGCCTGGAGTTGCTGGAGGAATGGGACCGGGCGAATGCGGCCAAGGGCTCGAGGCTGGTGATCGAGGCGCGTGGGTTGAAGCGCAGGCTCGAAGGCCGGGTCAGGATGACGACAGGGATCGGCTCGGCGCCCTCAGTCGGCTGA
- a CDS encoding cytochrome c: protein MKAFVIATFALLSSCSISAAETDLIKQGEYLARAGDCVACHTAKGGKPFAGGLPMETPIGVIYSTNITPDKTGLGDYSFEDFDKAVRHGVAKSGSTLYPAMPYPSYARVSESDMQALYAYFMKGVEPVAQVNKDSDIPWPLSMRWPLAAWRWMFAPEVVDKPVVADADPVISRGAYLVEGLGHCGACHTPRALTMQEKALSATDGKAFLSGSAPLEGWIAKSLRGDHKDGLGSWSEAQLVQFLKTGRSDRSAVFGGMSDVVVHSMQYMSQDDLTAIARYLKSLPAVDPQDQPHQYDKQVAEALWKGDDSKPGASVYIDNCAACHRTDGHGYTRVFPALAGNPVVQTADATSLINIVLNGGTLPATHTAPSTFTMPAFAWRLSDQEVADVVSFIRGSWGNQGAAVKASDVADLRKNDMRTTSGDDLGQVTQKH from the coding sequence ATGAAAGCATTTGTTATCGCGACGTTTGCCCTGCTCAGCAGCTGCTCGATCAGTGCCGCCGAAACCGACCTGATCAAGCAGGGCGAATACCTGGCCCGCGCCGGCGACTGCGTGGCCTGCCACACCGCCAAGGGCGGCAAACCGTTCGCCGGTGGCCTGCCGATGGAAACCCCCATCGGTGTGATCTATTCCACCAACATCACCCCGGACAAGACCGGCCTGGGCGACTACAGCTTCGAGGACTTCGACAAGGCCGTGCGTCACGGTGTCGCCAAGAGTGGTAGTACGCTTTACCCGGCGATGCCCTACCCGTCCTATGCGCGTGTCAGCGAAAGCGATATGCAGGCGTTGTATGCGTACTTCATGAAGGGCGTGGAACCGGTCGCCCAGGTGAACAAGGACAGCGACATTCCGTGGCCGTTGAGCATGCGTTGGCCGCTGGCGGCGTGGCGCTGGATGTTTGCCCCTGAGGTGGTGGATAAGCCTGTCGTGGCCGACGCAGACCCGGTGATCAGCCGTGGCGCCTACCTGGTGGAAGGCCTTGGCCACTGTGGCGCGTGCCATACACCACGCGCCCTGACCATGCAGGAAAAAGCCCTGAGCGCGACTGACGGCAAGGCCTTCCTGTCCGGCAGCGCGCCACTGGAAGGCTGGATCGCCAAGAGCCTGCGCGGTGACCACAAGGACGGCCTCGGCAGTTGGAGCGAGGCGCAGCTGGTGCAATTCCTCAAGACCGGTCGCAGTGATCGCAGCGCGGTATTTGGTGGTATGAGCGACGTGGTCGTGCATAGCATGCAGTACATGTCCCAGGACGACCTGACCGCTATCGCCCGTTACCTCAAGAGCCTGCCGGCGGTGGACCCGCAGGACCAGCCGCACCAGTATGACAAGCAGGTGGCCGAGGCGCTGTGGAAGGGCGATGACAGCAAGCCCGGCGCCTCGGTGTACATCGACAACTGCGCGGCCTGCCACCGTACCGATGGCCATGGTTACACGCGGGTGTTCCCGGCGTTGGCGGGCAACCCGGTGGTGCAGACTGCGGACGCCACGTCGTTGATCAACATCGTGTTGAACGGCGGCACGTTGCCGGCCACTCACACGGCGCCGTCGACCTTTACCATGCCGGCGTTCGCCTGGCGCCTGTCGGACCAGGAAGTGGCGGATGTGGTCAGTTTCATCCGTGGCAGTTGGGGTAACCAGGGGGCCGCAGTGAAAGCCAGTGACGTGGCCGACCTGCGCAAGAACGACATGCGCACCACCTCGGGCGATGACCTGGGGCAGGTCACACAAAAGCACTGA
- a CDS encoding gluconate 2-dehydrogenase subunit 3 family protein — translation MSDQDQDNPRRDFLRKSLTLIPVVTVASTGLGGSMLMATPAPVEAAPAKPAASEKAYEPSYFTAEEWAFINAAVERLIPADAQGPGALEAGAPEYIDRQMNTPYASGALWFMQGPFNADAPPEMGWQSKLVPKDIYRLGIAATDAWSKAFNGKVFAAQDSATRDDMLRRLEAGGSEVTAHFDAVPPKMFFNLLLQNTKEGFFCDPIHGGNKGMVGWTMIGFPGARADFMDWVERNEQYPFPAVSIRGERA, via the coding sequence ATGTCTGATCAAGATCAAGACAACCCCCGGCGTGACTTTCTACGCAAATCCTTGACCTTGATCCCGGTGGTCACGGTTGCCAGCACCGGCCTTGGCGGTTCGATGCTGATGGCGACGCCTGCGCCGGTCGAGGCTGCGCCAGCCAAGCCTGCGGCCAGCGAAAAAGCCTACGAGCCAAGCTATTTCACTGCCGAGGAATGGGCGTTTATCAACGCTGCCGTCGAGCGTCTGATCCCGGCCGATGCCCAAGGCCCCGGCGCCCTGGAAGCTGGCGCGCCGGAGTACATCGACCGGCAGATGAACACGCCTTACGCCAGCGGTGCCCTGTGGTTCATGCAAGGCCCGTTTAATGCCGATGCGCCACCGGAGATGGGCTGGCAGAGCAAGTTGGTGCCCAAGGACATCTATCGCCTGGGTATTGCCGCGACGGATGCCTGGTCGAAGGCGTTCAACGGCAAAGTTTTTGCTGCGCAAGACAGCGCTACCCGAGACGATATGTTGCGGCGCCTGGAGGCGGGCGGCAGTGAGGTTACGGCACATTTTGACGCGGTGCCGCCGAAGATGTTCTTCAACCTGCTGCTGCAAAACACCAAGGAAGGCTTCTTCTGCGACCCGATCCATGGTGGCAACAAAGGCATGGTCGGCTGGACCATGATTGGCTTCCCCGGCGCCCGCGCCGATTTCATGGACTGGGTGGAACGCAACGAGCAGTACCCCTTCCCGGCAGTATCCATCCGCGGCGAGAGGGCATAA
- a CDS encoding GMC family oxidoreductase: MKKVDAVIVGFGWTGAIMAKELTEAGLNVVALERGPMQDTYPDGNYPQVIDELTYSVRKKLFQDISKETVTIRHSVNDVALPNRQLGAFLPGNGVGGAGLHWSGVHFRVDPIELRMRSHYEERYGKHFIPKDMTIQDFGVSYEELEPFFDYAEKVFGTSGQAWTVKGQVVGEGRGGNPYAPDRSNPFPLEAQKNTVSAQLFQKAAASVGYKPYNLPSANTSGPYTNPYGAQMGPCNFCGFCSGYVCYMYSKASPNVNILPALRQVPNFELRPNSHVLKVNLDSTKSKATGVTYIDAQGRECEQPADLVILGAFQFHNVRLMLLSGIGKPYDPMTNEGVVGRNFAYQNMATIKAFFDKDTHTNNFIGAGGNGVAIDDFNADNFDHGPHGFVGGSPMWVNQAGSRPIAGTSNPPGTPAWGSAWKRATADYYTHQVSMDAHGAHQSYRGNYLDLDPVYRDAYGLPLLRMTFDWQENDIKMNRFMVEKMGKVAEAMNPKAIAVLGKKVGEHFNTASYQTTHLNGGAIMGTDPKTSALNRYLQCWDVHNVFVPGASAFPQGLGYNPTGLVAALTYWSARAIREQYLKNPGPLVQA; encoded by the coding sequence ATGAAGAAAGTGGATGCGGTGATTGTCGGCTTCGGCTGGACCGGCGCGATCATGGCCAAGGAGCTGACGGAAGCCGGGCTGAACGTGGTAGCGCTGGAGCGCGGCCCGATGCAGGACACTTACCCGGACGGCAACTATCCCCAGGTCATCGACGAACTGACCTACAGCGTGCGTAAAAAACTCTTCCAGGACATCTCCAAGGAGACGGTGACGATTCGCCATAGCGTGAATGACGTTGCCTTGCCTAACCGTCAGCTCGGCGCGTTTTTGCCGGGTAACGGCGTGGGCGGTGCGGGCTTGCACTGGTCGGGCGTGCATTTCCGTGTCGATCCGATTGAACTGCGCATGCGCAGCCATTACGAGGAACGCTACGGCAAGCATTTCATTCCCAAGGACATGACCATCCAGGACTTCGGCGTGAGCTACGAAGAGCTGGAGCCGTTTTTCGACTATGCGGAAAAAGTCTTCGGCACCTCAGGCCAGGCCTGGACCGTGAAAGGCCAGGTGGTGGGCGAAGGTCGTGGCGGCAACCCCTATGCGCCGGACCGTTCCAACCCGTTTCCGTTGGAAGCGCAAAAGAACACAGTCTCCGCACAGCTGTTTCAGAAAGCCGCCGCCAGCGTCGGGTACAAGCCCTACAACCTGCCGTCAGCCAATACCTCGGGACCTTACACCAACCCCTACGGCGCGCAGATGGGCCCGTGCAACTTCTGCGGTTTTTGCAGCGGCTACGTGTGCTACATGTACTCCAAGGCCTCGCCGAACGTGAACATCCTGCCGGCGCTGCGCCAGGTGCCGAATTTCGAGCTGCGGCCCAACTCCCACGTGCTCAAGGTCAATCTGGACAGCACCAAGAGCAAGGCCACCGGCGTGACCTACATCGACGCCCAGGGCCGAGAGTGCGAACAACCGGCAGACCTGGTGATCCTCGGCGCGTTCCAGTTCCACAACGTGCGGCTGATGCTGCTGTCGGGCATCGGCAAGCCTTACGACCCGATGACCAATGAGGGTGTGGTGGGCAGGAACTTTGCCTACCAGAACATGGCCACCATCAAGGCGTTCTTCGACAAGGACACCCATACCAACAACTTTATCGGTGCCGGCGGCAATGGCGTGGCCATCGATGACTTCAACGCCGACAACTTCGATCACGGGCCCCATGGCTTTGTGGGCGGTTCGCCGATGTGGGTCAACCAGGCCGGCAGCCGGCCGATTGCCGGTACGTCCAACCCGCCCGGCACTCCGGCCTGGGGCAGTGCCTGGAAGCGCGCCACCGCCGATTACTACACCCACCAGGTGTCGATGGATGCTCACGGTGCCCATCAATCCTACCGGGGTAACTACCTGGATCTGGACCCTGTCTACCGTGATGCCTACGGCCTGCCGTTGCTGCGCATGACGTTCGACTGGCAGGAAAACGACATCAAGATGAACCGCTTCATGGTTGAGAAAATGGGCAAGGTCGCCGAAGCGATGAACCCCAAGGCGATAGCCGTGCTGGGCAAAAAAGTCGGTGAGCACTTCAACACCGCGTCCTACCAGACCACCCACCTCAACGGTGGCGCGATCATGGGGACCGACCCGAAGACCAGTGCGCTGAACCGCTACTTGCAGTGCTGGGATGTGCACAACGTGTTTGTCCCCGGCGCATCCGCTTTCCCACAGGGCTTGGGCTACAACCCTACCGGCCTGGTGGCGGCATTGACTTACTGGTCGGCCCGGGCGATCCGCGAGCAGTACCTGAAAAACCCCGGCCCGCTGGTTCAGGCATAA
- a CDS encoding carbonic anhydrase, which yields MSDKDKQPLAASASAPQVAESADAALKHIVDGFLHFHHDVFPQQEELFKKLATAQSPRAMFITCADSRIVPELITQSSPGDLFVTRNVGNVVPPYGQMNGGVSTAIEYAVLALGVQHIIVCGHSDCGAMRAVLNPASLEKMPTVRAWLRHAEVAKSMVEDNCDCANEGESMKVLTEENVIAQLQHLRTHPSVASRMANGQLFIHGWIYNIETSEIRAYDADQSAFRPLSGEGPIPSATPKARF from the coding sequence ATGAGTGACAAGGATAAACAGCCGTTGGCTGCGTCGGCTTCAGCCCCTCAGGTGGCAGAGTCTGCCGATGCAGCGCTAAAACACATCGTTGACGGCTTTTTGCATTTCCATCACGACGTCTTCCCTCAGCAGGAAGAACTCTTCAAGAAACTCGCCACGGCCCAGAGCCCGCGGGCGATGTTCATTACCTGCGCCGACTCGCGCATCGTGCCTGAGCTGATTACCCAAAGCTCTCCCGGCGACCTGTTCGTGACCCGCAACGTCGGTAACGTCGTGCCGCCTTATGGGCAGATGAACGGCGGTGTTTCCACTGCCATCGAGTACGCAGTACTGGCCCTGGGCGTGCAGCACATCATCGTGTGCGGGCACTCCGATTGTGGCGCCATGCGCGCGGTCCTCAACCCCGCCAGCCTGGAGAAGATGCCAACGGTAAGGGCCTGGCTGCGGCACGCCGAAGTCGCCAAGTCCATGGTCGAGGACAATTGCGACTGTGCCAACGAAGGCGAGAGCATGAAAGTGCTCACCGAAGAAAACGTCATCGCCCAACTGCAGCATTTGCGCACCCATCCTTCGGTGGCGTCGCGCATGGCCAACGGTCAGCTGTTTATTCACGGCTGGATCTACAACATCGAGACCAGTGAAATTCGAGCCTACGATGCTGATCAGTCGGCATTCCGACCGTTAAGCGGCGAAGGGCCGATTCCTTCCGCGACGCCTAAAGCGCGCTTCTAA
- the coxB gene encoding cytochrome c oxidase subunit II → MTRHPHVWMGLLLWSVFGQAHAAWTTNMAPGATEVSHAVFDLHMTIFWICVVIGIFVFGAMFWSMILHRRSTGQVAAKFHESTTVEILWTVVPLLILVAMAIPATKTLIDIYDSTESDIDIQVTGYQWKWHYKYLGQDVEFFSNLATPAEQIHNQATKGEHYLLEVDQPLVLPVGAKVRFLVTAADVIHSWWVPAFAVKRDAIPGFVNEAWTRVEKPGIYRGQCAELCGKDHGFMPIVVEVKSKADYDTWLGERKAEAAKLKELTSKEWTLEELVARGDKVYHTTCVACHQAEGQGLPPMFPALKGSKIATGPKEGHLSLVYHGKPGTAMAAFGKQLSEVDIAAVVTYERNAWGNNKGDMVTPKDVLAIKQAESK, encoded by the coding sequence ATGACGCGACATCCACATGTTTGGATGGGCCTCCTGTTGTGGTCGGTATTCGGCCAGGCGCACGCCGCCTGGACAACGAATATGGCGCCAGGGGCAACTGAAGTCAGTCACGCTGTGTTCGACCTGCACATGACCATTTTCTGGATCTGTGTAGTGATCGGCATTTTCGTTTTTGGCGCGATGTTCTGGTCGATGATCCTTCATCGCCGCTCTACGGGCCAGGTTGCGGCCAAATTCCACGAAAGCACCACCGTGGAAATCCTCTGGACCGTGGTGCCCTTGCTGATCCTGGTCGCGATGGCCATTCCGGCGACCAAGACCTTGATCGATATCTACGACAGTACCGAGTCGGATATCGATATCCAGGTCACCGGCTATCAGTGGAAGTGGCACTACAAATACCTGGGCCAGGACGTGGAGTTCTTCAGCAACCTGGCCACGCCCGCCGAGCAGATCCATAACCAGGCCACCAAGGGCGAACATTACCTGCTGGAAGTCGACCAGCCGCTGGTGCTGCCGGTGGGCGCCAAGGTGCGCTTCCTGGTGACCGCCGCCGACGTGATCCACTCCTGGTGGGTGCCGGCCTTTGCGGTCAAGCGTGACGCCATCCCGGGGTTCGTCAACGAAGCCTGGACCCGCGTCGAGAAGCCTGGCATCTACCGTGGCCAATGCGCCGAACTGTGTGGCAAGGACCACGGTTTCATGCCCATCGTGGTAGAGGTCAAGTCCAAGGCCGACTACGACACTTGGCTCGGCGAGCGCAAGGCAGAGGCCGCCAAGCTCAAGGAGCTGACCTCCAAGGAGTGGACGCTGGAAGAGCTGGTGGCCCGCGGCGACAAGGTTTACCACACCACCTGCGTGGCCTGTCACCAGGCCGAAGGCCAGGGCCTGCCACCGATGTTCCCGGCCCTCAAGGGTTCGAAAATCGCCACCGGGCCCAAGGAAGGTCACCTGAGCCTCGTCTACCACGGCAAGCCCGGTACGGCGATGGCCGCATTCGGCAAGCAGCTCTCGGAAGTGGATATCGCCGCCGTGGTGACCTACGAGCGCAACGCCTGGGGTAACAACAAAGGCGACATGGTCACGCCTAAAGACGTGCTGGCCATCAAGCAGGCGGAAAGCAAATGA
- a CDS encoding PA0069 family radical SAM protein — protein sequence MSTPLPPRGRGTATNLHNRFAPTVSVAEDDGWYQEVPPTQGTEVRIETAKTIITRNNSPDLPFDRSINPYRGCEHGCIYCYARPSHAYWDMSPGLDFETRLIAKSNAADVLEQQLSKPGYVCAPINLGSNTDPYQPIEREYRITRQTLEVLLRYRHPVTIITKGSLILRDLDLLAELARQRLVAVMISLTSLDDELKRILEPRTAAPKARLRAIRVMREAGIPVGVLCSPMIPMINDSELESLLTEAHAAGAQSAAYMMLRLPLEVAPLFEEWLAAHYPQRAAHVMSLVRQVRGGEVYDSRFGVRMRGEGPFADLLAQRFSKAIKRLGLDRREGFNLDCTAFCPPGRQMALL from the coding sequence ATGTCTACTCCGCTGCCGCCCCGTGGTCGGGGCACGGCCACCAACCTGCATAACCGCTTTGCGCCCACCGTCAGCGTGGCGGAGGACGACGGCTGGTACCAGGAAGTGCCGCCGACCCAGGGCACCGAAGTGCGCATCGAAACGGCCAAGACCATCATCACCCGCAACAACTCTCCGGACCTGCCGTTCGACCGCTCCATCAATCCCTATCGTGGCTGCGAACATGGCTGCATTTACTGTTATGCACGGCCCAGTCATGCCTATTGGGACATGTCACCGGGGCTGGATTTCGAAACCAGGCTGATCGCCAAGAGCAATGCGGCCGACGTGCTGGAACAGCAGTTGTCGAAGCCGGGCTATGTGTGTGCGCCGATCAACCTGGGTTCCAACACCGACCCGTACCAGCCTATCGAGCGTGAGTACAGGATCACCCGGCAAACCCTCGAAGTGCTGCTGCGCTATCGGCACCCGGTCACCATCATCACCAAGGGCTCGTTGATCCTGCGTGACCTGGACCTGCTGGCGGAGCTGGCCAGGCAACGCCTTGTGGCGGTGATGATCAGTCTCACCAGCCTGGATGATGAGCTCAAGCGCATCCTGGAGCCGCGCACCGCCGCGCCCAAGGCACGGTTGCGGGCCATACGGGTGATGCGCGAGGCGGGCATCCCGGTGGGCGTGCTGTGCTCGCCGATGATCCCGATGATCAACGACAGCGAGTTGGAAAGCCTGCTTACCGAAGCCCATGCCGCCGGTGCGCAGAGTGCGGCGTACATGATGTTGCGCCTGCCGCTGGAGGTGGCGCCGCTGTTCGAGGAGTGGCTGGCGGCGCATTACCCGCAGCGTGCGGCCCATGTGATGAGCCTGGTGCGCCAGGTGCGCGGTGGTGAGGTCTACGACAGCCGGTTCGGTGTCCGCATGCGGGGCGAGGGGCCGTTTGCCGACCTGCTGGCCCAGCGCTTCAGCAAGGCGATCAAACGCCTGGGGCTCGATCGCAGAGAAGGCTTCAATCTGGATTGCACGGCGTTCTGTCCACCGGGCAGACAGATGGCATTGTTGTAG